A stretch of the Panicum virgatum strain AP13 chromosome 9N, P.virgatum_v5, whole genome shotgun sequence genome encodes the following:
- the LOC120688690 gene encoding skin secretory protein xP2-like has product MEEEAGSPSAAAVVLALLALVVAPGLALLARSRWLRAAARREEVRRLTRLTAEESELAERESALAYYSELFPGVVHAAEVPEAPVWGPAPVVAPAQDDVEPEPQPPAGVKGVCAVFPHSHSASAPRRPLPSPPPRPPPATSPADLHPSPPSSSSMPASWTPHGEVPAPASRPRRGLVVGIVVHSGPRAAALLLLRRGFVGDGSPSGLKTPIGDGDGHKLSPASNNGDGDGLKFS; this is encoded by the coding sequence atggaggaggaggcggggtcgccctcggcggcggccgtggtgctGGCGCTGCTGGCGCTCGTGGTGGCGCCGGGGCTGGCGCTGCTGGCGCGGAGCCGGTGGCTCCGGGCCGCGGCGCGGAGGGAGGAGGTGCGGCGCCTCACGCGGCTCACGGCCGAGGAGTCCGAGCTGGCCGAGCGGGAGTCCGCGCTCGCCTACTACTCCGAGCTCTTCCCGGGCGTCGTGCACGCCGCGGAGGTGCCCGAGGCGCCGGTGTGGGGGCCGGCCCCGGTGGTGGCTCCTGCGCAGGACGACGTGGAGCCGGAACCGCAGCCGCCGGCGGGGGTGAAGGGGGTCTGCGCCGTGTTCCCACACTCCCACTCGGCGTCGGCGCCTCGGCGGCCACTcccgtctccgccgccgcgccctccgcctgCTACTTCGCCCGCCGACCTCCACCCTTCGCCTCCCTCCTCCAGCTCCATGCCGGCATCATGGACCCCACACGGGGAAGTCCCAGCCCCGGCATCGCGACCCCGGCGCGGGCTCGTCGTGGGCATCGTCGTCCACAgcggcccgcgcgccgccgccctcctcctgctCCGTCGGGGATTTGTCGGGGACGGGTCCCCGTCGGGGCTGAAAACCCCAatcggggacggggacgggcaCAAATTGTCCCCCGCGAGCAAtaacggggacggggacgggctGAAATTCAGCTAG